In one Lolium rigidum isolate FL_2022 chromosome 3, APGP_CSIRO_Lrig_0.1, whole genome shotgun sequence genomic region, the following are encoded:
- the LOC124696115 gene encoding uncharacterized protein LOC124696115, with protein MGNCQAVDAATVVIQHQGGGRTELLYWALPAGEVMANNPGHYVAAVITVPQTPAAAGATSTKGGATVAAAAPVKHLKLLRPDDTLQLGRVYRLVSFEEVLKEFATKRHVKLSRVMVKAKDEHEEVAQKPAKPRRRRGTSGGGAREESDRSLAKVMRQSEQQEDATATAAAAPKTGSDAASEPAVDEDDCDLESLLPHGLALGRRMGRQWKPALQSIAEGRD; from the exons ATGGGTAACTGCCAGGCGGTGGACGCGGCGACGGTGGTGATCCAGCACCAGGGCGGCGGCCGCACGGAGCTGCTCTACTGGGCGCTCCCGGCGGGGGAGGTCATGGCGAACAACCCGGGCCACTACGTCGCCGCCGTGATCACCGTGCCGCagacccccgccgccgccggcgccacctcAACGAAGGGCGGGGCCACGGTGGCCGCGGCGGCTCCCGTGAAGCACCTCAAGCTGCTCCGGCCCGACGACACGCTCCAGCTCGGCCGCGTCTACCGCCTCGTCAGCTTCGAAG AGGTGCTGAAGGAGTTCGCGACGAAGCGGCATGTCAAGCTCAGCCGCGTCATGGTCAAGGCCAAGGACGAGCACGAGGAGGTGGCGCAGAAGCCGGCCAAgcctcgccgccggcgaggcaccagcggcggcggcgcgcgcgaggaGTCCGACCGATCACTCGCGAAG GTCATGCGCCAgtcggagcagcaggaggacgccACAGCCACAGCTGCAGCTGCGCCGAAGACGGGAAGCGACGCGGCGTCGGAGCCTGCCGTCGACGAGGACGACTGCGACCTGGAGTCGCTGCTGCCGCACGGCTTGGCGCTCGGCCGGCGGATGGGCCGGCAGTGGAAGCCCGCCCTCCAAAGCATCGCCGAAGGGCGAGACtga